One genomic window of Nitrosomonas sp. Is35 includes the following:
- a CDS encoding chemotaxis protein CheW, with protein sequence MMDATTTQAGYGGFRIAGMDLALPMETLREVIPCGVLAKLPCAAPYVIGGIDLRGVMVPVIDLRIALDLTVTDIAFPNVIIMAYENKLLGLLTETVTGVFTGNEKNTNRITFAAADLPVYCGCLRRDDDGVLVNILSPAALIMLKDVPVTEDPESRRVESVSGEEEDKAQNGKMHPMLLMRCGSVALAIDAMAVYTTMSDFTIEHSALAMGNCHGVISYDGAKVPVLDLLNLCGLGEIDLTAHLQAVLIHLPQGMVALLVSKVINVIRIHKSEVISMPAYTVPRPSLFCGVLPDTTLQHELAAASRYFVLDDAALKSDPQVVNLAGVNTTDQSAANRHATQKATPDSGKPGKRPNMITYQLDGETASPFEQIKEILPFTSDIPILDQGGPMLGMVVVRGCSIPVVCLSRLVTGKSIQRTAATSVLVVEVDNEAMGFAIPALESIEPAQWEPELPQLGGAERSSLMLAIHSNKLAQIGVNNSIRMIPVLDLEKIARAFRAKRLTAA encoded by the coding sequence ATGATGGACGCGACTACAACTCAAGCAGGCTATGGCGGGTTTCGCATCGCGGGCATGGATCTGGCGTTACCGATGGAAACCTTGCGCGAAGTGATACCCTGCGGCGTACTGGCGAAATTGCCATGCGCCGCGCCATACGTAATCGGCGGTATTGATTTACGCGGGGTCATGGTGCCGGTTATTGATCTGCGCATTGCACTGGATTTGACGGTTACGGATATTGCGTTTCCGAATGTCATTATCATGGCGTACGAGAACAAGCTGCTAGGTTTGCTCACGGAAACGGTAACCGGGGTATTCACCGGCAATGAGAAAAACACCAACCGGATAACTTTTGCCGCCGCCGATCTTCCAGTGTACTGCGGTTGTCTCCGGCGTGACGATGACGGTGTGCTGGTTAATATATTGTCTCCAGCGGCGCTGATCATGCTTAAAGATGTTCCCGTGACGGAAGATCCCGAGTCGAGGCGTGTGGAGAGTGTCTCCGGCGAGGAGGAAGATAAAGCTCAAAACGGCAAAATGCACCCTATGCTGCTGATGCGTTGCGGTTCAGTCGCACTCGCTATCGATGCAATGGCGGTTTATACGACGATGTCGGATTTCACCATTGAACATTCGGCATTGGCGATGGGCAATTGCCATGGTGTGATCAGTTACGATGGCGCTAAGGTTCCGGTACTCGACTTGCTGAATCTATGCGGACTCGGTGAAATAGATTTAACCGCGCATTTACAAGCCGTTTTGATTCACTTGCCGCAAGGGATGGTCGCGCTTCTTGTAAGCAAAGTCATTAATGTTATCCGTATACACAAAAGTGAAGTAATCAGCATGCCTGCTTACACTGTGCCGCGGCCTTCCTTGTTCTGCGGTGTGCTGCCGGATACAACCCTTCAGCATGAGCTGGCTGCGGCATCACGATATTTTGTATTGGACGACGCAGCGCTTAAGTCCGATCCGCAAGTAGTCAATCTTGCCGGTGTTAACACGACCGATCAATCCGCCGCAAACCGGCATGCCACGCAAAAAGCTACACCGGACAGCGGAAAACCGGGAAAACGTCCTAATATGATTACTTATCAGCTTGATGGCGAAACAGCCTCACCTTTCGAGCAAATAAAGGAAATTTTGCCATTCACAAGCGATATTCCTATCCTGGATCAAGGCGGCCCCATGCTGGGAATGGTGGTCGTGCGCGGATGCAGCATCCCGGTGGTTTGTCTGAGCCGTTTGGTAACCGGAAAATCTATCCAAAGAACCGCGGCAACCAGCGTGCTGGTTGTTGAAGTCGATAACGAAGCGATGGGGTTCGCGATTCCCGCGCTGGAATCAATCGAACCGGCACAGTGGGAACCGGAATTGCCTCAATTGGGCGGAGCTGAGCGGAGCAGCCTGATGCTTGCGATACATTCCAACAAACTGGCCCAGATCGGGGTAAATAATTCGATCCGCATGATACCGGTTTTAGATCTGGAGAAAATTGCCAGAGCTTTTCGCGCAAAGCGATTGACCGCCGCGTAA
- a CDS encoding YbaB/EbfC family nucleoid-associated protein has protein sequence MRGNIGNMMKQAQMMQENMRQMQENLASIEVEGQSGAGMVKVTMTCRHDVKRVNIDSSLIGDDKEMLEDLVAAAFNDAVRKVETTTQEKMAALTSGMGLPPGIKFPF, from the coding sequence ATGAGAGGTAATATCGGAAACATGATGAAACAAGCGCAAATGATGCAGGAAAACATGCGGCAAATGCAGGAAAATCTGGCCAGTATTGAAGTCGAAGGCCAATCCGGCGCCGGCATGGTAAAAGTCACGATGACCTGTCGTCATGATGTCAAACGCGTCAACATTGATAGCAGCTTGATCGGCGACGACAAAGAAATGCTGGAAGATCTGGTCGCTGCGGCTTTCAATGACGCCGTCCGTAAAGTCGAAACGACCACGCAGGAAAAAATGGCAGCACTGACCAGCGGCATGGGATTACCACCAGGAATAAAATTTCCATTTTAG
- the rluB gene encoding 23S rRNA pseudouridine(2605) synthase RluB — protein MKVKRPLRPAIKKTPSAERAPSQKPVTTHDEPPAVTFKLQKLLAQKGLGSRREMEELIATGAVSVNGKTATLGDRAGPGDVIRIGRRVIRVHAEADLPKVLLYHKPEGEIVSRDDPEGRPSVFDRLPHLRSSKWIAIGRLDFNTSGLLIFTNDGTLANRLMHPRFEMEREYAVRILGELTEEQMQQLTTGVTLDDGEAAFTYLADQGGEGSNHWYRVILKEGKNREVRRMFEAIGLTVSRLMRVRFGPINLPPRIKRGQWLELDEKETRRLLSLIG, from the coding sequence ATGAAAGTTAAGAGACCACTTAGACCGGCCATAAAAAAAACACCGTCCGCTGAACGCGCGCCAAGCCAGAAACCGGTCACAACACATGACGAACCGCCAGCAGTGACTTTTAAGCTGCAAAAGCTGCTGGCGCAAAAAGGATTGGGCTCGCGGCGGGAAATGGAGGAATTAATTGCGACCGGTGCAGTCAGCGTCAACGGCAAGACCGCCACACTCGGCGACCGCGCCGGGCCAGGTGACGTGATCCGTATCGGCCGGCGCGTGATTCGCGTTCATGCCGAAGCGGATTTGCCCAAAGTGCTGCTGTATCACAAACCCGAAGGCGAAATCGTCAGCCGTGACGACCCGGAAGGCCGCCCTTCCGTTTTCGACAGGCTGCCGCATCTGCGATCATCCAAATGGATCGCCATCGGTCGGCTGGATTTCAATACCAGCGGACTGCTGATTTTCACCAACGATGGCACATTGGCCAACCGGCTCATGCACCCGCGCTTTGAAATGGAGCGCGAATACGCCGTACGCATACTCGGCGAACTGACCGAAGAACAAATGCAACAACTCACCACCGGCGTGACACTGGACGACGGCGAAGCGGCATTCACCTACCTTGCCGACCAAGGCGGCGAAGGCTCGAATCACTGGTACCGCGTCATCCTGAAAGAAGGCAAGAACCGCGAAGTACGGCGCATGTTCGAGGCCATCGGACTCACCGTCAGCCGCCTGATGCGCGTACGCTTCGGCCCGATCAATCTGCCACCACGGATCAAACGCGGACAATGGCTGGAACTTGATGAGAAGGAAACGCGGCGGTTGTTGAGTTTGATTGGCTAG